From a single Drosophila sulfurigaster albostrigata strain 15112-1811.04 chromosome 3, ASM2355843v2, whole genome shotgun sequence genomic region:
- the LOC133845353 gene encoding protein ORD-like — translation MSGVPTMRISTITIEDCLGCKKEHIKFPANDSVHLLLYKADNQIRSGCLSTMAITPVVQAFKLMCTKEYATTASLQNLPQLQVGKGCVKMTLSLSHSNHSDVYLEDLDMGPSTSRQAFERQQLRLELENLKNSFERYEVSVVRRFDDVRTLDRVMIQINSGVWAEQTIIEFCDFFFVQPQHLPKVLVDAYKMNPTNWIKIIRGDTDSYSHFREGNPFETFAKLFHHEDYERNELLEQLASTCLFNREAIELSERRFLLSVFDDVRKIFEYITCNEYSLYFFVPRLNCYTPLHDVNVNDFDLSNVRTIIKLAGDDSALFWDHADHNIMDILHVSFQLALAKLGTQTVIFLTHLEKLAEFTSLSYIKALFMNKMHVDNEYSTQWVCQRYLHRIIAVAEKFNIIVFIEFPFGLTLLPEPRNVIKCVGHYDTNTKSVFWNLSVHVPKNTESQLHNFSKLVGFN, via the exons ATGAGTGGCGTTCCCACTATGCGTATTTCAACG ATTACTATAGAGGATTGCTTGGGCTGCAAGAAGGAGCACATCAAATTCCCAGCAAATGATAGTGTGCACCTACTGCTCTATAAGGCAGACAATCAGATAAGAAGCGGTTGCTTGTCAACAATGGCAATTACGCCAGTTGTTCAAGCTTTTAAGCTAATGTGCACCAAGGaatatgcaacaacagcaagcttGCAAAACTTGCCCCAGCTGCAAGTTGGCAAGGGCTGTGTAAAAATGACATTAAGTCTATCGCATTCAAATCATTCAGATGTTTATTTGGAGGATTTGGACATGGGACCGAGCACTTCCCGGCAGGCATTTGAGCGTCAGCAATTGCGACTTGAGCTAGAGAATctaaaaaattcatttgaacGCTATGAGGTGTCCGTGGTTCGGCGTTTTGATGATGTTCGCACTCTTGATCGAGTTATGATTCAGATAAACTCAGGAGTTTGGGCAGAGCAAACGATTATTGAGTTTTGTGATTTCTTCTTTGTTCAACCGCAGCATTTACCAAAAGTGTTGGTCGATGCCTATAAGATGAATCCAACGAACTGGATAAAAATAATACGAGGAGATACAGACTCTTATAGTCACTTcag AGAGGGCAATCCTTTTGAGACCTTTGCCAAACTATTTCATCATGAAGACTACGAGAGAAACGAGCTTTTGGAGCAGCTCGCCTCCACCTGCCTGTTTAACAGGGAGGCAATCGAATTAAGTGAGCGCCGCTTTCTGCTGTCAGTTTTCGATGATGTtcgcaaaatatttgaatacatCACATGTAACGAGTATTCTCTATACTTCTTTGTGCCGCGTTTGAATTGCTACACTCCATTGCATGATGTG AATGTGAATGACTTTGACTTAAGCAACGTGCGTACAATCATCAAATTGGCCGGCGATGATAGCGCATTGTTTTGGGATCATGCTGATCACAACATTATGGACATACTTCACGTGTCCTTTCAACTTGCGCTAGCCAAGTTGGGTACTCAGACGGTGATATTCCTTACTCACCTGGAGAAG CTGGCTGAATTCACATCACTATCATATATAAAAGCCTTATTTATGAACAAAATGCATGTGGATAATGAATATTCTACC CAATGGGTTTGCCAACGATATTTACACCGCATTATTGCAGTCGCAGAGAAATTTAACATCATTGTCTTCATTGAGTTTCCATTTGGTTTAACGCTGCTACCGGAGCCCCGGAATGTGATCAAATGTGTTGGGCATTACGATACAAATACTAAGTCAGTCTTCTGGAATCTCTCCGTGCATGTTCCCAAAAATACTGAGAGTCAACTCCATAATTTTAGTAAGCTTGTGGGATTTAATTGA